A window from Micromonospora terminaliae encodes these proteins:
- a CDS encoding SIMPL domain-containing protein: MADAPVVAVRGEAYREVAPELARFTVTATARDRDRETTLTRLAERAAAVRVLLDAAEPAVERRETGQLRVWPETKRSGERVVAYHGSVTTTVTVVDFTALGELMLRLADQEQVELAGPWWSLRPDSPAYREARHAAIADALARAREYAEALGARVTALVELADTGLSSAPPMLSKAGFARAGEAAPELELDPQPQPVQAAVEARFTISEPVLG, translated from the coding sequence ATGGCGGACGCACCGGTCGTGGCGGTACGCGGCGAGGCGTACCGCGAGGTGGCCCCCGAGCTGGCCCGGTTCACGGTGACCGCCACCGCGCGGGACCGCGACCGGGAGACGACGCTGACCCGGCTGGCCGAGCGGGCGGCCGCCGTGCGGGTGCTGCTCGACGCGGCCGAGCCGGCCGTGGAGCGGCGCGAGACCGGCCAGCTCCGGGTCTGGCCGGAGACGAAGCGCTCGGGTGAGCGGGTGGTCGCCTACCACGGCAGCGTGACCACCACGGTCACCGTGGTCGACTTCACGGCGCTCGGCGAGCTGATGCTCCGCCTCGCCGACCAGGAGCAGGTCGAGCTGGCCGGCCCGTGGTGGTCGCTGCGGCCGGACAGCCCGGCCTACCGGGAGGCCCGGCACGCCGCGATCGCGGACGCCCTGGCCCGCGCCCGGGAATACGCGGAGGCGCTCGGCGCCCGGGTGACCGCCCTGGTGGAGCTGGCCGACACCGGCCTGTCCAGCGCCCCGCCGATGCTGTCCAAGGCGGGCTTCGCCCGGGCCGGCGAGGCCGCACCCGAACTGGAGCTGGACCCGCAGCCGCAGCCCGTGCAGGCGGCGGTGGAGGCCCGGTTCACCATCAGCGAGCCGGTGCTCGGCTGA